A segment of the Gemmatimonadota bacterium genome:
GGGTTTCGGGGCTTTAGTCCGCTCTTGTTCCAGCTTAGCTCTTTCTTGTTCCAGTTTGGCCATTTCTTGTTCCAGTTTGACCCGCTCCTGTTTTAATCTGATCTGCTCTTGTTCCAATCTGGCTTTTTCTCGCTGCAGTTCAGCATCTTCAACCTTTGTTTTTGGAACTTTGGCTTTCTCCTGTTTCAATTTAGCCCGCTCTTGTTCCAACCCAGTCCTTTCCTGCCTTAGTTTAGCCCGCTCTTGTTCCAATCTGGCTTTTTCTTCAACTATACGTTTTGATGAATCGCCCAGATTTGGAAAAAAGGGAAACAACACAATGGTAATCAAAATAAAAGCTCCCATTGCCGAAGCGAATAAATCGAGCGCAGACATGCTAAAAATGTTAATTTCTCGGCTGCGTTTTTTCATTTCCAGGATGCTCCTATTCCAACTTTGAAACTCTGAACTCCAAACCACCCAATCTCACTAAAGCCCCATAGTCTAAAAGCATGGGCTGAAACGGAGACAATTTGTGGTGATTCAGAAAAGTCCCGTTACGCGAGTTCAAATCTTCAATATAAAACTGACCCGCTTGTACAGCTATTCGCGCATGCCGTCTCGATACATTTTGGTCCTGTATAATTTCATTCACCAACTCGGGATGCCTGCCCAAAGAAATTCCCAAACGCTGCCCCGCGAATCTGTTTGGCGGTAAAGCAATGCGGATGGGATTGCCATTACCATCAAACCCGGCCAGCATCAGACCGTGTTCTGGAAGTTTTTCGGTTACTCGTTTTTGGACAGTTCCGATGGGTTCTTTTGCTTTTAAGTGCTGGCTGATATACTCTGCGACGTGAATGATTTGTTGCCGGGGCTTCTTCAAGGCAAGTATCAGGGCAGCCAAAGCCACAGCACCCAACAATATAATCCAAATAAGAAATCTCTGGCTCGCATCGTCGGCTTGAGTCTTTGTTCGTTCTGCCTCCGCAGAACGCCCGGTAGAATCAGCCGTCAAACACGCATCGTCCTCAGATTGAAAAGAGATTGCGTTGTCGCGTAACAGCTTGGCCAACTCCTCAATATGAGAAGACCAGTAAATACCCGCCGCGTGATGAACTCGCGTTACCCCATCAGATGGACCAGCAATGACGACAAGTGATGCCTGCGTATTAACTCCAATCACCCTTCCGCAGTCGTCCAACAAAGGGCCGCCGCTATTACCGGGGTTCGTAGGCGCGTTGTGTTGAATAATCCTGAATTTTTGAGTCTTCCATGCACCTGAAAAAATTCTACCAATAACACCATCCTGTACAGTTGGATCATAGGCAGGTCTGTTCCTATCGGCTCCCCCCGGATAACCGATAGCCCACACCTTCTGCCCCTTCCTCGATGGCGCGAGCGAAAGCGTAATCGGTGGAAGATTGATCCCCGGCGCGCGTACGATTGCCAGATCGAATTCATAGGACATGGCAATTACGTCAACATCGTACAGGGTATTGGAATTTGTCGGTATTGTTTTGATCAAACTGCCATCGGCAATAACGTGTACATTCGTGGCGATATAACCCCGATCGTTGATCACAAATCCAGTACCCGTACCAATCCCCTGACTTGTCTTCGTCACAATACGCACAACACTCTTCTCAAGCGCTTCAAAGTCTGGCGCAGCAACAGCATCGCGAAAAAAAAACAGAAACACGAGAACAAGACCGACAAGACGCCAATATTTGCATATCAGTTGCAATTTTCACTCCTGCATCAAACGTACCTGAAAAACAACAGGCCCCACCTCGAGTTGGTCATTGTTTTGCAACACCGCAGGTTCGCGCGGATTGAGCAAGCGTCCGTTAATTCTGGAACCATTCGTACTACCCAGATCCT
Coding sequences within it:
- a CDS encoding FHA domain-containing protein, which encodes MQLICKYWRLVGLVLVFLFFFRDAVAAPDFEALEKSVVRIVTKTSQGIGTGTGFVINDRGYIATNVHVIADGSLIKTIPTNSNTLYDVDVIAMSYEFDLAIVRAPGINLPPITLSLAPSRKGQKVWAIGYPGGADRNRPAYDPTVQDGVIGRIFSGAWKTQKFRIIQHNAPTNPGNSGGPLLDDCGRVIGVNTQASLVVIAGPSDGVTRVHHAAGIYWSSHIEELAKLLRDNAISFQSEDDACLTADSTGRSAEAERTKTQADDASQRFLIWIILLGAVALAALILALKKPRQQIIHVAEYISQHLKAKEPIGTVQKRVTEKLPEHGLMLAGFDGNGNPIRIALPPNRFAGQRLGISLGRHPELVNEIIQDQNVSRRHARIAVQAGQFYIEDLNSRNGTFLNHHKLSPFQPMLLDYGALVRLGGLEFRVSKLE